The genomic region AATAGCTCCTGGGCTTACCATCCAGATGGACGTAGCGAAGGCGTGCCGAGGCGAGGGGCTGGTACTCCAGAGTATTCGCCTTTCCTTCGTCGCCGTAAAGAGCAGCCTCGCGCGGCAAGAGCTCATTCAAGCGTTGTACCATTTCAACCGCAAGGCGCGGGTGGTCGCCGGAGGCAAGTCGCGCTTCCGCCTCCCTCGTGAGCCTTACCGCCTCGGCTTTGGAGAAGGGGCGGATCCCCTTGACGTCGCCAGAGACAAGGCCATAACCCGAGAGCTTTTCCAGGTACAGATAGATGGGGCTGTCCAGGGGGATGTTCGCAGAGGAAAGGGCAAAAGCGGAAGAAGCGAAGCTTGTGATACCGACGACGAGTGCTGCCAGGAAAAATCTCATAAAATCCAATCTCACGCAAAGCCGCAAAGGCGATAAAAAAATAGAGGCTTGAACGGCAGGTCAGAACCATCGCACGCGGATGACGCGGAAACAAAATCCGTAACGTCTGATTAAACTATGCAATGAGATTAATCTGCCGTTATCCGCTTTATCCGTTAAATCCGTGTGCTACGCCGTTGATTCGGTTGTTTAGGCTGCGGAGCCCTCTTTCGAGCTTAGCCGCAGGTTCCTCACCAGGGTGAGCTTCTGCGGCGGGAAGAGGTCGGGCCGGACCCTTTGGAAAGCAAAAGGCGGCGCCACCTCGAAGTCGTAACGCGGCACGAACTCCGGCACTATGCACCGCAAACATTTCAGCAGTTCCCCGATGTCCTGGTTCCTGGCATACCCGAAAAGCTCCTCCAGATCCCGGCTCACCTTCCTCAGGTCGGTTTCCACCGGAGCCATCACCCGTATCTTCTTGTGACTCGTAGGCTTGACCCCCTCCCCGTCTATCAAAAGCTCCTCGAACAGCTTTTCTCCAGGCTTCAGCCCGTTGAACTGGATGTCGATGTCCTTGTAGGGGATGAAGCCGGAAAGCCTGATCAGCTCCTCGGCCAGCGAGAGGATCCGCACCGGCTCTCCCATGTCCAAAACGAAGATCTCGCCGCCGCGTCCGATGCAGCCGGCCTGCATCACCAGCTGCGACGCCTCAGGTATGGTCATGAAATACCGCACCACATCCTTGTGCGTGACGGTCACCGGTCCACCGTTTCTGATCTGATCCTTGAAGAGGGGGATCACGCTCCCGTTACTCCCCAGGACGTTGCCGAAGCGGACCGTGGTGAACTTGGTCTGGCTCTTAGCCGCCAGGGCCTGCACGTAGATCTCCGCGCTGCGCTTCGTAGCCCCCATGACGTTGGTGGGGTTTACCGCCTTGTCCGTCGAGACCATGACGAAGTTGCGCACCTTGGTCTTGTGCGCCGCGTCCGCCACGATCTTGGAGCCGAGGACGTTGTTCAGCACGGCCTCGGCCGGGTTGTACTCCATCATGGCGACATGCTTGTAGGCCGCGGCATGGAAAACGACGTCGGGGGAGAACTCGTCGAACACCGCCTCCACGCGCTCCTGGTTCTTCACGTCCCCGACCATAGGGATGAGGCGCAGGTCCGGGAAGGCTTTGGCAAGCTCCTTCTCGATGTAGAAAAGAGGGGTCTCAGCGTGGTCGAAGAGCACCAGCTTCGCGGGCTTGAAACGTGCCACCTGGCGGCAGATCTCGCTGCCGATGCTACCTGCCGCGCCGGTCACGAGGACCCGCTTGTCGGTAAGGTAGTTGCGTAACGCGGTCTGATCGAGGAGCACCGGGTCGCGTCCCAGCAGATCCTCGATCTCCACGTCCTTGATCTGGTTCATGGAGACATTGCCGTCGACGATGGCGGTGATCCCCGGAAGGGTCTTGAAGCGGGCCTTGGTCCTTTCGCAGTTGGCGATAACCCGGCGCATGAGCTCGTTGTTGCCGGAGGGGATGGCGAAGATGACCTCCTCGATGGCATGTTTTCGCACCAGGCCGCGCAGATGGCCGGTCCCCCCAAACACCTGCACTCCCGACAGGCGCAGCCCGCGCTTTTCCGGGTCGTCATCCACGAAGCCTATGACGTTGTAGGCTGCATCCGGGTGTTTACGGATCTCGCGGAGCAAGAGGTTCCCCGCCGCCCCGGCGCCTACGATCAGCGTCCTCTTCCCCTTGCTCAGTCGGGGCGTCAGATTCGTTTCACGGTACACACGCCATAGAAGCCGGCTTGCGGCGACCAGCGAGAAGAGCAGGAACCAGTCCAGGAAATATATCGAGCGCGGCATGGCGAAAGGGCCGTCTTTGAAGATGATAATGCAGGCAGATAGGATAGAAGAGAGAGTGACGACCTTGAAGATCTCGTACGCGTCCTGGAGCGACGCGTAGCGCCAGATGCTTCGGTACATGCCGGAGGCAAGGAACAGCACGGGCTTGACCACCATCACGACCATGAGTCCCTGGAGAAAGGAGTCCATCCGGTGGGGGGGAATTTGGAAATCGCCTCGGAGCAGGAAAGCGAGGGAAATAGCTGTTGCGATGAGAAAAACGTCGAGGAAAAAAACCAGGAACCTTCTAGCGCGAAACATGCCCCCCCCATCCCCATGGAATAAAAGTTAAGCCAAACTAAACTCCAGCACATTAGCCAAAGCAGACAGATGACTATAGCACCAACTCTGCGAAAAGCAAACGCTAATCTCGTTAGTGGGGGCAATAGACGGCAAACCAAGATCGCCTCACTCCGTTCGCTGCGCTCGCTCAAAGCGCAAAGGCATAAACGTGTCGCACGCGGATCACGCGGATAAAAAAACGATAACTGCAGTCCACCATTTTGTTTTCTCAGATTAATCCGCCGTTATCCGTCTTTTCCGTTAAATCCGTGTGCGATGCCGTTGATTCAGCAGCCTTTTATTTGGATGATCTGATTCAATCGGGCGCAGCACTGGGTAAAAAGAGCATCGGACAAACGCTTCAACGGATGCGGTGCGCCGCTGCGGCTGCGCCAATCGAAGGATTTCGGCTGGTGACAGAGGACGTAACTGGTTTTACCGGACTTCCTGCCACTTGCAGCACCGACCGCCACTGCAAAAGGGTTGTCCGCGTTATACTCGGCAGTGGTCATAGGAAGGCCTATGACCAAGGAAGTCCGCTCATTGAATGCAGCGGGGGATAGAACCAACAGCGGATGGAGATCTTTCATTTCCGTGCCGGCGTGAGGGCTGCAATTAATCCAGATTACATCCTGCCGTTCGGGGACCCACTGACGCTTCGGGCTGGATTCCGCAGGCCGCTTCACCATTTTTCCGCACCGACAGGCTCAACTGCCATTGCTTCTCCGCCATGCTTGGCAGGATCGAAAAGCGACAGTCGCTGCTCAAGCGTTGGTTCCAGTTCTTCTACAGGAGTGATGACGACGCGCCCATCCTCCACCGCAACCAGAACCTTCTGGTTCAGGTGCAGATGTGCTGCACGCGCCACACGCATCGGCAGGCGCACCCCCAGGTTGTTGCCCCACTGCTTCAAATCGAGAACCGCTTCCGCTTGCCTCATGGCGTTCTCCTCGTTGGATGTTTAAACAACAGTTTAAACACTTGCCTTGCATCAGTCAAGGAAACCGTCGCGCCCGTTCGCTGCGCTCAATCAAATGCGCAAATCGGTCGCACGCGGATTACGTTTCTCTCCCAGGTTAATCCGCCGCTATCCGTCTTTTCCGTTAAATCCGCGTGCGAGGCCGTGATACCGGTCTCCGCCTGCGTCAAAGGAAAAAAGTTGTTGCAGCCGCTGTATATACTATTAGCTTATGCTAACATTCAGCCTGCTACGAATTTCTACCTAAAGGAGGTCACTCGGATGACAACCTTACCCGAACTGCTGGATCTAAACCTAAACGGCTACAGCATCAACGACTTCATCGTTTTTGTAAACATCATTGCCGACAAAACGGCGGCACACCCAGCCCTGAAGGAGTACCCTGAGTACTTCACCAGCCCTGAGAAACTTCGGGAGAAAGCGGCACTACTGGGGCAGCTTCGCGATGCAGCCGCCAACGGCGACCGTGAAAAGAAGGCGGAGAAGGTAGCCGCCTGGGAAGAGACGAAACTTGCCGTAATCATGAACGGCAAGCATATCACCATGCTCTCACTGCATCGCAACGACCCCAGCATCCTGCTCAACACCGGTTTCAACCTCAAGCAAAAGCAAAGCGGCAAGCCCACCTCCGCCTCTTCCACTGATTTGTTGGCCGAGACGCCGGGGCTCGCGTTGAAGTACGTGCAATCGGCTTCGGGACCCTTAGCGGGTGCATTTACTGTCGTGATAACCAGGGCGAAGAACAAGGCGACCACGGAACTGCAGATGTCTGACAACCCTTCCGATGAATCCTCCTGGAAAAGCCAGGGGATCTATGCCAAATCGCGCATAGAGTACAAAGGACAACAATCGGAGAAGCGACTCTACTTCAAGGCCAGGTACCACCAGGAAGGCGGCGTCAGCCCGTGGTCCCAGGCTGTGAACATCCTCGTTCTGTAAAGTTTGACTCTTACAATGAAACGGCAAACGCGGCGACATCCATAGATGCGCCGCGTTTTTCTTTCCCGGCTTTAGCCTTACCCCCTGCCCGCCAGAAATCTGCAATACTTAAATCATCTCTGTCCGGCTTTCCTTAAAATCGAACTGTTTTCCCAAAAACTGTGACGATGTTTTCCACGGCGGGAACAGATTAGAAAATTCCGGTCCAACTTCGCCTCAACAACAAGCATCGACTAGAATGAAAAAGAACCGGATTAGAAAAAGGTCGGCCTTGTATCAAAAAAACGGGACCGGACTTTAAGGGAAAAGAACTAAATTAGAATGAGACAGGGACAGATTAGCTAAAAGTAGTACTGGTTTCGAGAAACCCGGACCTGTTATTTACAAATGGTGCAGGTTTTGCTCCAAGCGATGCAACTTTTTTCTAATCTGGACCAACATTAGAAAGATCCGGCACTACTTATGGAGAAGCTGAGCTCCTTTTGGAAACAAGTGTTGCAGCTTTTTCTGAATCTGGTATCCACTTCCTTCACTGTGAATGATTAGAGGTTTTCTTTGCGTCTTTGCGGATTGGCGTGGGTCAGGTCAGATCAACTACTTTGTTTCTCTCCAGATTAACCTGCGGTTATCCGCGTTATCCGCTAAATCCGTGTGCGATGCCGTTGACTACGCTGTACGATTAGTCACTTGATACGCGCGGCTTGACGCATGACCCTGCGCACCGCAGCTACGGTGTCGGACATGTCCTTTTCCGTCAGCGTGGGATGTACCAGAAACATCAGGCTCGTCTCTCCCAGCGTCTTGGCAACCGGCAGCCGATGCTCCGGGCGCATCCCATCGAAGGCCTTCTCCAGGTATATTTCACTGCAACTGCCACTAAAGCAAGGAATACCCACCGAAACAACTGCATTCATGATGCGGTCCCTGTCCCAGCCGTCCTGCAGTTCTTCCTGCTGTACGAAGACGTAATACTTGTAGTAGGCGTGGCCGATGTGCTCGGGAGGAACGGTGACCCGGAGACCAGGGATGTTCGTGAACCCCTCCGTCAAGATAGCGGCGTTTCGCCGCCTGATGCGGGTCCAATCCGGCAGCTTCACCAACTGTACTCTGCCTATTGCTGATTGCATCTCAGTCAGCCGCCAATTCGTGCCAAAAGATTCATGAAGCCACCGGAACCCAGGGGCATGTTCCCTGTTGTAAACCGCATCGTAGCTCTTGCCATGGTCCTTGAATTCCCAGGCCCTGCGCCAGATCCTTTCGTCGTTGGTGGTAAGCATCCCCCCTTCCCCACCGGTGGTCATGATCTTATCCTGACAAAAAGAGAAGGCCGCCACGTCTCCCAGTGAGCCGACCGGACGCCCCTTGTAGGTGGCGCCGTGGCATTGGGCGCAATCCTCAATGACCTTGAGCCCATGCTCCCGCGCAAGATCCATGATCGCGTCCATGTCGCAGGGCCAACCGGCGAGGTGCACCGCGATGATCGCCTTGGTCCTGGGGGTGATCAGGCCGCGGATTGTTTCCGCAGTGATGTTCTGGGAGAGAGAATCCACATCGGCTATCACAGGAATAGCGCCCCTCATCACGACACAGCTTGCCGAGGCGATAAAGGTTCGGCTAGTGGTTATGACTTGGTCGCCGGGGCCTATGCCAAGGGCATAGAGCGCAAGTTCCAAAGCCACGGTGCCGTTCGCCAGGGCAATGGCATGCCTTGCGCAACAATAGGCAGCGAATTCTTTCTCGAAGAGGCGCCCCTCCGTTCCGGTCCAGTAGTTGACCTTGTTGGATAGAAGCACATCGCGGACAGCATCGACCTCATCAGATGAAAAACTCGGCCAAGGGCCGAAACTCGTTGTGATCATGACTCAACCTATGGACACAATGTCAAATTGTATTTTATCTACCGAATATCGTCTTCCATATGTACTGTAAATCTGCAAAAAAGCTGTATTCTTCTATGTATTTTTTGTTAATCCTAACCTTGTCCGGAAATATTACTGTATTATTATATTGTTCGGGACAAGATTGGGCTGCTAAGATGTCTTCTTCATGACGATACTTCAACGTTGCTGGTCCAGTAATTCCGGGACGAATAGAAAGGATAATCCGATCATCGTTTTCTAGTAAATCTGCGAACCCCGGCACATCCGGTCGAGGCCCGACAAAGCTCATCTGTCCTAAAAAAATGTTTAGCAGTTGCGGCAACTCGTCTATTTTTGATTTTCTGAAAAACCTACCGCAAAAAGTGATCCGTGGATCCTTTGAAGTAGTGACAACAGTGTTTAAGCTTGAGCACGGCTTCATGGTTCTGATTTTTATAACCTTAAAAGTTTTCCCGCACATCCCAACCCTAGGTTGCAAAAAAAAACCGCATGATTTCGTGTCCAAAGAGGCTACAATAAAAGCTAAAAAAATAAGAGGACTCATAAAAAGCAATCCGATTGCTGAAAAAAAGATATCAAAACTGCGTTTAAGTGATTTATCTAAAAGAGTCATTGGTTATGATCCTTAGAATAATGTGCAGCATCCGTCCTCTTAGTAGCTGGACCAGATATGACTTCTACTGTTATCACCGCTTCAGCTTACGAGGCCCTCGTAAACAGACAATGTTTCTTTAACTACTCGTTCAACGGAAAATTGACTTTCAGCGATCGCTCTTCCACGACTACCCATCTGACGCCGTAGGTGAGGATTTTCAATAAGCTTCCTCAAAGCAAGCGATAAGGCGTCCACATTACGCACAGGAACCAATATTCCATTAACGCCATCCTCAACCACGTCTCTACAACCGGGCCAATTTGTAGTCACGATGGGAAGGCCCGAGGCTGCAGCCTCAATCAAGGCCTTCGGGACACCCTCTCCGTAAAAAGAGGGCAAACAAAAAATGCTACATTGTGCGAGTACATCAGGCATATTGTCGCAGTACCCCCACCATTCGACACCTTTTTCTTTTTGCCACTCCAATAACTGTTTCCGCGGAACTGCTTTCGGATTTCCCAAATCAGTATCGCCGACTAGAATAAATTTTGCATTTAAACCCGCTTGCAAAAGCAGATGAGCAGCTTCTACAAATTCTTTTACGCCTTTATCAAACAACATTCGTGAAGCTAAAACTACGGTAGGCATATCTGATGGGATCTGTCTAGGTTGAAATAAATCCATATCAACGCCAGAACCGCGTATTAAAGCCGTATTCTTGAGACCAGCGACATTAACCATCAACTCCATGTCATCATGATTTTGAAAGATAACTTTCATATTTGGGTGTTTGAAACAAACATGAAGAAGAGGCGTCATTATAGTGCGTATGATCTTAGCTTTCAAATCGGTTGATGAAAAAATATAACCCAAACCAGTTACAGCATAAACCATAGAAGGTATTTTGCGAAAAAAAGATGCTATACCACCGTAAACAATCGGCTTTATGGTAATTAGATGTACTATGTCCGGTTTTACATCTTGAAAAAGCTTAACAATACTTAGGAAGGACAAAAATTCCTGTAAAATAAAAACACCTTTTCTATTCAAAAAAAATTTATGAAAACAAAACCCCTCCGACTGAATAAGATCTTGTTTAATATTATCTGGGGCAGCGACATGAACCTCATACCCTGCCTTGCTTGCCCCCTGTGCAATTGGCAACCGATGAGATATAAAAAAACTGGAATCGTTAACAACAAAAAGAATTCTCATGGGCAAGTCCACCTAAGATCATCAAGTTATTCGGAAACAGCTTGCATATAGTTATCTGCTATCTGTTTAATATCAAACTTCCGTGAATGCTCATGTCCCTGGACTCCATAAACATGAAATCTATTGTTTTCGTACATGTCTACAATAGCATTTACAAGTGCAGAAACATCCCCTCCGGGATAAAATACAGCGCCTTGTCCAGAAAAGTGATAAATATCCTCTATTCCTCCTGTCCCTGAAGGCACAACAACAGGTAATCCTGCAGCGGAAGCCTCTAAGCATGAATTGCCAAAAGACTCATACTCCGAAGCAGATACAAAGAGATCATAGTGATGTAAGATTTCTGTAACATTTGATACGTACCCTAGGAAATTGACTTTGTCTTGAATTTGCAAAGTTGCAGCAAGATCGGATAGGTAATCGTGCATTGGACCATTACCAGCTATATCAAGGGTACACATAAAACTTTTGTTTATAGCGGCAATAGCAAATAGAATTTGTTCAAATCTTTTACTAGGAACCAAGCGGCCCGTAGTAATTATTTTCAATGGAAGGCCGACATGAAAATTCTGGCTGTAGACTTTATGTGTGGTGACATTAACAGGATTAGGTATAATGACAATTTTATCGTCGTTGACACCTAAAGCTAGCAATTCCTCCTTCACTACCCTTGAAATGGCTATGATTTTGTCAGCATGGCCATAAGCCCACTTTAGTAATTTTTTAAATAATAACATCTTGAAACCGCTATAAGACTTGCTCAATACACTACGCTCAGAAACAAATACGGCTCGTCCACGTGAAAGAAAATGTGCATCAAGGAAGTTAACGATATTCGCTCGGTGTAAGAAGCTGAGAACAAAATCTGGCTTAGTCTTTTTGATAATACGACTAACAAAGAAAGATTGATATGGGATAGCTAGTAACTTTAACGGTCCTTTTAAAAATCTTGAACCAGTGACACTAACAATCTGCACGTCAGGTGATACTGGAAAAAAAGACTCCTCACTGTCAAGTGAAACTATAGTAATCTTCTGATCACGATGACTGGAAAATTCGTTAGCTAAACTGGCCAATACCCTTTCGGCACCACCACATTCTAGACTGTTAATTATAAGTAAAAAGCTCAAATAAGGCCGCTCCGAGATTACCCACTGACAAAATAACGGGTAACTCAACACTGTAAGTGTGTAGTTTAAATACTATTCTGCGATCGGACCTGATTGTATATTTATTAGGTTACGGACTTTAAAAGTTCCGGAGAACAAACTAAAACGTCTACGTTTTTCCTCCCTAGAGAATTTAAATATTTATGATCTACAGGAGTTCCATCTATTTTGTAAATTGATAGACCAAAGCCATTTACAATGTTGTTGATTTCATTGTATGTCTGCTTGTTCAACTCACACACTATAATAGGCTTGGAGGCCAAAAGCTTAGAGGCCCCTTTAAAAACAGGCACTTCAAAACCTTCCACATCTATCTTCAATAGTACAGGACGCGCATCAGTAGGATCATATGCTTTCAAGAAGAGATCATCAACAGGAAGGGTATCGACAGTGACTTGACTCTTATTGGTGCTGTTGATTGTAGAAACATAAGATACTCCACTCGAATTTTCATTGACATTCAGTAAAATTTCACCATGGCAATCGCCGCAGGCGGCAGAGACAACTTGTACTTTTGACAAAGAATTAATGTACACTGACTTTCGAATTAGACGAACAAGTTGAGGGTTCGGTTCTACAGCTATAACCGACATTTCAGGATGTCGGCGGCCAATCACCACAGTGAAGTAACCATAGTTAGATCCTACATCAATGAAGCATTGAGCGCTGTCAGACAAAGCGACTAAACGGTCAGCAACTGCGTCATTTTTTCTCCCCTCGAACAACAGCGAGGCGGAGGCCTGGTCATTAAGCTTTACGAATATCTTACTATTATCATATAGTTCCGATATTACGACTTTTTTTTCAACAAAAACTACCTTAAACAAAAACCTATTGATGTAATTGCGTAGAATAGTCAGGGGACTTTTTCCTAGAATCCGAACATTTCCCATATACATTAAAGACATGTCTATAGGCTTGTATACTCTATAAAGAAATGGCAATTTTTCAGCTACCAACATATCATACCCTCCCTCTGATGCTAAAATTGTTTGAACGCTTGCCGCGCACGAAAAATATGGATAAGCAATAAGACATAAAAATGGGACACAAAATATTTTTAAATAAGGGTGAAAGTATGGTCGAAAAATCGCCCCTAATTGCATAAATACAAATAGGTATCGACATCACATATATAACCATGCCAGCAAAAGATCTACATTTACCCCTATATAACAAGACAATGAGCATAGCCAGAAGAAAGGACCACAAAATCGCTCCGACTGCGCCTGCATTGATATACCCCTCAGCTAGGACCGAGAATCCATAACCTCGACCGGCAGCAACTATCTCAGGGAAATAGGTTTGGTTATACCAGCCTGTAGGGTTTTTGAAGTTAGCGATAAAACTCGGCACTAGCGATCGCATTAGATCGTCTATCAGTGTTCCTCCATATCGCAAATGCCAACTTTTTTGGCTATCGATAATGTAGGAGAGATTAAAACCAGCGGATCTAAACTCGCCATCGGCCAAGGCTACCAAATAATTTGCATTGGAAAAATTGATACTATCTTTATAAAAAACATTTTTCATTGCTCCAAGTATGGGTATGGCAATCATACTTGCTGTTGCAATAGCAACTAGCATGAAACGTGATATTGGCCGATAGTAGTCAACAATTAACATTGTAACAAGTAAAAAAGTAAAAAATACATCTCGCTCACCAAGATTCAGTGCTGTGAACAGCGATAACAATCCGGCACTAATCATGAGTGTATTAATTTTGTGCTTATTAGATAGCTTATACCCCAGGAGCAGTGTATAGAACACAAGCATCCAATTCATGAAGGAGTAGACACCTTTCATGTTAGTTTCAGAGGAGTCTGTCTTGGACACGAGCCCCATATCGTAAAAACTGTAATTCAAATAAACAACGAATAAAAAAAATGCCACGTAAAGAAGATTATATACACGGCATAGAGCATCGTCCTGTATTTTATGCCTTACGTACTCGCGCGGGCAGAACAGTATAAAAATCAAAGAATTCAAAAATATGGAGTACCAAGTTATTTCTACAACGATTTTATAATTTAAAAAATCCTTTACGCCAAAATACTGCAACAATAAAATACTGAAATGGTACAGATAAAAAAATGGAAGAAACCAAGTTACTGGGTGCATGATGTCCAGCTTTACAATGCAAATGCATACTATTATGTAAAGCAACGGGGCCAACAGTAAAACAACCGTATCTTGAAATAACATCATTATCGCACTAACGATAACGCCAAGTGCAACTACAAAAGCTAGGACTGTGTTATCATTCATGTATATCAAGCTCTTTCATCTTACAAAAAACCCATTCCCACATTTTTATCTGCTCATTATCTAAAGTATGTGCTTTGGCATATTTATAACAAGCAGAAACCATATTGCTGTAACAACTCGCATTGCTTTCAACACTCATTATTGATGCAGCGATTGAGTGGGCATCAGAATCACACAGCAGGCCGTTATTATCGTTCAGAATAAAATCGTTACTGCCAACCCCCCTAATAGCTACCGGTATAACGCCATGAGCCATCGCTTCGGGCAAAACTTTAGAGGTACCCTCGCTTTTGGATAGAAGCAATAAGTATTTGGCAGATAGAAGTTCTATTCTGAGCTTAGCACGGTCCCTTTCATATGAAGAAAAATCAACGTACTCGCGGACGCCTAGTTTTGCAGAAAGTTCCACTAGTCCCTTTTTTTCAGGACCGTTACCGTAGATCTTTAATCTAAACGGTATATGGCACAGATCGTTTATGTGCTTTAGAACGTGAATGGCCAGGTCTACTCTTTTTAGTTTTTCCAAACGCCCTAAGTATATAAGCGTGTTGTTTCTGGCAGCAGTAGGAACATGAACTTCATCGTGCGTAGTAGAATAGTAAGGATAACAATCAGCCAATCCACTATATTTATTTTTTAGCACATGTCCAGTTACTACAGTGATGCACTGCTTGATAATCGGCTCTAGAGTACGCTCAAGCCTGTTACCGAGCCATGATGAGAAAGGAAACTTATAATTGGCTGCAAAACTAGATGACCATTCTCCAGCTACGTAGCACATCAGCGGGATCTTTAAATTTTTAACTACATGATAACAATATAAGGTAAAAATGCTTGGCACTCTCAGTTCGATCAAATCTGGAGAGAATTCATGAATGATGTGCAGAAGATTTTCTTTGACTTCGCTACTATGTAATAGTTTTGAACGGCCTATAATACTCTTATTGTAACCAGCGGTGCTACAATAGGATAATTTCTTTGAATCATCTAGTTCTAAAATTTTTTCTTGACCGGGCCCAAAATAGACAAGGCTATCAAAAAATTCAGTATATTTAAGCATTCGAGCATCGAAAGATCCATTTCTGCTATTACATGATCTATTGTCAACTACAGAAACTTCTCCGATGACAAGCAACTTCATATTAAAATCTTCCTCTTGAGAATTCAAAAATATTATATATCTAAAGTACGTTAAGGTGACGTATAAAGTGCAGACAGCACTGATCAAAATGGCATAGACAATAATTTAGCACCT from Citrifermentans bremense harbors:
- a CDS encoding oligosaccharide repeat unit polymerase, which produces MNDNTVLAFVVALGVIVSAIMMLFQDTVVLLLAPLLYIIVCICIVKLDIMHPVTWFLPFFYLYHFSILLLQYFGVKDFLNYKIVVEITWYSIFLNSLIFILFCPREYVRHKIQDDALCRVYNLLYVAFFLFVVYLNYSFYDMGLVSKTDSSETNMKGVYSFMNWMLVFYTLLLGYKLSNKHKINTLMISAGLLSLFTALNLGERDVFFTFLLVTMLIVDYYRPISRFMLVAIATASMIAIPILGAMKNVFYKDSINFSNANYLVALADGEFRSAGFNLSYIIDSQKSWHLRYGGTLIDDLMRSLVPSFIANFKNPTGWYNQTYFPEIVAAGRGYGFSVLAEGYINAGAVGAILWSFLLAMLIVLLYRGKCRSFAGMVIYVMSIPICIYAIRGDFSTILSPLFKNILCPIFMSYCLSIFFVRGKRSNNFSIRGRV
- a CDS encoding glycosyltransferase, whose amino-acid sequence is MKLLVIGEVSVVDNRSCNSRNGSFDARMLKYTEFFDSLVYFGPGQEKILELDDSKKLSYCSTAGYNKSIIGRSKLLHSSEVKENLLHIIHEFSPDLIELRVPSIFTLYCYHVVKNLKIPLMCYVAGEWSSSFAANYKFPFSSWLGNRLERTLEPIIKQCITVVTGHVLKNKYSGLADCYPYYSTTHDEVHVPTAARNNTLIYLGRLEKLKRVDLAIHVLKHINDLCHIPFRLKIYGNGPEKKGLVELSAKLGVREYVDFSSYERDRAKLRIELLSAKYLLLLSKSEGTSKVLPEAMAHGVIPVAIRGVGSNDFILNDNNGLLCDSDAHSIAASIMSVESNASCYSNMVSACYKYAKAHTLDNEQIKMWEWVFCKMKELDIHE